DNA from Corallococcus soli:
TGGGAGTCCGCGCTTCGGCGGGGACGGCCACGGTGCCGCGGCGGCGTGAGTCCCAGCGGGGAGGACGGCCCCCGATGGGGGGCGAGGTCCGGGTTGGCGTGCTCATGCGGACAGGGTCTCCTTGGGGGGAGGCAAGCACACCCCCTGATGGATTGTGTGTCTTTCCCCGGCGGCCGGACCGGTGTTTCGCATCCGGGTGGAAGGCCGGGTCCGGTATCCGACGGATGCGGGCATACGATAGGGTTTGCGGTCGCCATGTGCATTCCCCGCCGGTCCCACTGTCCGACAACCCGGGCCGTGACGTGTGGTGAAGGACGGTCGCGCCCCTGGCTTGGGACGCCCCGTGAAACACCCGGTGATTCTCCCGGTGCTCCACGCCTCACGTCTTGAAGCCAGGCTTCCGGGGAACGCCTTCCATGCTCCCCATGTCCCGCTGGGGGCCCGCCAGCTTCCAGCGGGGGCGGCCAGGGCGCCGCTACGGCCTGGTGGAGGACGGGGGCGCCGGCTCCGTCACCGTCACCGGCCCCTCGTGCACCACCGTGCGGGTCCCGTGGTCCAGCGTGACGACCCGCAGCGTGTACGTGCCCGGCGGCAGGCGCACCGCTGTCTTCACCGTGGAGTGACACATGCACCGGCAGGACTTGCCGGACAGCGTCCGTGTCACCGTCACGGTGCCGTCCTTCAGGTACGAATCCACCTGCGCCGTCAGGCAGCACTCGTGGTCCAGCGGCTGCTCCACCAGCAACCCCGCCGCGGTGGAGCGCGTCGTCACCGGCGAGGCGTCCGTCAGCGAGCCCACGCCCGTCGTCGCCGGGAAGCGCGTGTCGCTGTCCTCGGACGGCGTTGGTTGGGCCAGACAGCCGTCGAACGAGGACCGCGATGCTCCCGGCTCGGGCGGGGGCACCAGCGCTCCGCCCCGCCCCACCACGGGAGCCCGGGTGTGTGTCACCGCCGCCCGCGCGGAGGACGCCCGGCCCTGCCGCCGCGCCTGCGGCGCACCGGGGGAGAACGACGGCGGTGACGCATCCTCCGGATTCCCACACCCCACCCACAGCAAGCCCAGACACATCCAGCGCCGCAGGCGCATGGCCGCGTCGCTGCGTGCGTGGCGTCCTCCGCCGCGCCTTCCCGGGCCTCGTCGACGCGCACCGTCCGCCCCCACTGCCTTCCCGCCCATGTCCTGCCCCCGGCGTGGCGTGGACCGCCGCCCCGCGTCGGCTGAGATGCGCAGGCCCCGCGTGGAAGGGAATCCCTCCCCTCCGCCGGGGCCGGACACTGTCTGGGATTGGGGAACCCGGCGAGCACCGCCAGCAGCGCGGCGACGGGATGTTGTTGGAGTCGCCCCGCGGAGTTCAGGCGCCTTCCAGCATCCGCCGCACGCGGGCCACCAGGACGTCCATGGCCACGGGCTTGGTCACCATCTCCATGCCCGGCAGGAGGAAGCCCGAGGCCTGGGCCGCCGCCTGCGCGTGGCCCGTCATGAGGAGCACCCTGAGGTCCGGGCGCCGCCGCCGCGCGACCTCCGCCAACTGGCGTCCGTCCATGCCCCCCGGCAACCCGATGTCCGTCACCAGCAGGTCCACGTGCGCCACGTCCTCCAGGACGCGCAGGGCGGCCGGGCCGTCCTCCGCCTCCCGCACCCGGTAGCCCCACTCCTGGAGCACCTCCAGGATGAGCGCGCGCACCACCGGTTCGTCCTCCACCAGCACCACCACCTCGCCGCCCCGGGCGCGGTGCTCCTCGCCCAGGCCCTGCGCGAGCGCGGGCTCCCGGGTGGCGGTGTCCAGGGTGCGCGGCAGGAGCAGCGACACCGTGGTGCCCTGGCCGGGCGTGCTCTCGATGCGCGCGGTGCCCTCGGACTGGCGCGCGAAGCCGTAGATCATCGACAGGCCCAGGCCCGTGCCCTGGCCCTGCGGCTTGGTGGTGAAGAAGGGCTCGAACGCTCGCGCGATGACCTCCGGCGGCATGCCCGTGCCCGAATCCGTGACGCTCAGGCGCACGTAGGCGCCGGGCGCCAGGTCGCCGCTCACGGGCGGCCCCACCTGGAGGTTCTGCGTCGCGATGTGCAGGTGGCCCCCGTCCGGCATCGCATCCCGCGCGTTGATGACCAGGTTGAGGATGGCGCTCTCCAACTGGTTCGGGTCGCACAGCGTCGTCCACGGCGACGGCGTGAGCTCCAGCTCCAGCCGGATGTTCTCCCCCAGCGTGCGGCGCAGCAGGTCCTCCATGGAGCGCACCCGCTGGTTGACGTCCGTGGGCCGGGGATCCAACGGCTGCCTGCGGGCGAAGGCCAGCAGGCGGTGCGTGAGCGCCGCGGCCCGGTGCGCGGAGGCCTTCGCCCCGGTGATGAAGCGGCCCAGCTCGTCCGTGCGGCCCTGGCTGACGCGCTTCTGCACCAGATCCAGCGAGCCGATGATGCCCTGGAGCAGGTTGTTGAAGTCGTGCGCGATGCCGCCCGTGAGCTGCCCCACCGCCTCCATCTTCTGTGACTGCCGCAGGGCCTCCTCGGCCTGCCGCAGCGCCTGGCCGGCTTCGCGCTCCTGGGTGATGTCGCGCGCCACCGCGTGGATGAGGCCCTCGGCCGGCACCGCCGTCCAGTCCAGCACCCGCCAGCCGCCATCCCGGCACCGGTAGCGGTTCTGGAACGCGAGCAGGGTGCGGCCCTGGTTGAGCTGGTGGGCCTTCTCGATGGTGGCCGGGAGGTCCTCCGGATGGACGAAGTCCGTCAGCGTCCGGCCCACCATCTCCGCCTCGGTCCAGCCGAGGATGCGCGTGGCGGAGGGGTTCACCGTGATGATGGTGCCGTCGTACGCGCACACCATCATCAGCTCCTGCGACAGCCGCCACAGCCGGTCATGCTCCGCCGTCCGCGCGCTCAGCTGCTGCTCCAGCCGCGCGGTGAGCACCTGGAGGGCGGCCTCGGCGCGCTTCTGTTCGGTCACGTCGTAGACGACGCCCGGCAGCCGCCGGACGCCTTCGCGTGGGGCCTCGCCCCGGCGGGCAATCCAGCGCTCCTCGCCGGTGTCGTCCCGGCGCACGCGGTACTCAATGGGCTCCAGCGCGCTGCCGGCCACCACCCCCTCGAGGGTGCGGACCCGGGGCCGGTCGTCCGGGTGCAGGCGGGCGAGGAGCTCCTGGAGCATGTACGACGGCCGCGCCGGCATGCCCCAGATGCGGCAGAACTCCTCCGACGTGAAGACCGTCTGCGTCTCCCGGTCCAGCTCGAAGACGCCCACGCCCCCAGCCCGCTGCGCCAGGCGCAGCGTGGCCAGGGCGTCCTCCTTCTCCCGCTCCGCGCGCTTGCGCGCCGTCGTCTCCAGTGGCGCGCAGAACACCCCGGAGATGACGCCCGCGTCGTCCCGCACCGGCACGTAGGAGAACGTGAACCAGACCTCCTCCGGGTAGCCCTGGCGCGTGACGGTGAGCGGCAGGTCCTCGAAGGAGACGGTCTCCCCGGAGAGCGTGCGCTTCATCAGCGGCTCCAACTGCGGCCAGATGTCCGGCCAGATGCGCGAACAGGGCCGGGCGAGCGCCGGGTGCTGCGCGCCGATGAAGGGACGGTACGCGTCGTTGTAGAGGTAGCAGAGTTCCTGCCCCCACAGCACGAACATGGGCGTGGTGGCGTCCAGCAGCAGCCGCACCATCGTGCGCAGCGATTGGGGCCAGGCGGACGGCGGAGGCAGGGGGGTGGACGACCAGTCCAGCCGTCGCATCCGCTCCCCCAGCTCCCCGCCACCCGCGAGGAACGACAGGGCCGCGGCGGAGACAGATGTCGGTGCGTCGCTCAAGGCGAAACCCATACCAGCCGTCCGGGGTGATTGCCATCAACGACAGGGCCCGCTCCCACGGCAGGGAAGCGGGCCCCAGGGGCTCACGGGAGGGCAGGCGCTCTGCTCAGCGCACCCAGTTCACGTTGCTGTACGCCTTCGTTCCATCCGCGCGCTCGGTG
Protein-coding regions in this window:
- a CDS encoding PAS domain S-box protein, whose amino-acid sequence is MSDAPTSVSAAALSFLAGGGELGERMRRLDWSSTPLPPPSAWPQSLRTMVRLLLDATTPMFVLWGQELCYLYNDAYRPFIGAQHPALARPCSRIWPDIWPQLEPLMKRTLSGETVSFEDLPLTVTRQGYPEEVWFTFSYVPVRDDAGVISGVFCAPLETTARKRAEREKEDALATLRLAQRAGGVGVFELDRETQTVFTSEEFCRIWGMPARPSYMLQELLARLHPDDRPRVRTLEGVVAGSALEPIEYRVRRDDTGEERWIARRGEAPREGVRRLPGVVYDVTEQKRAEAALQVLTARLEQQLSARTAEHDRLWRLSQELMMVCAYDGTIITVNPSATRILGWTEAEMVGRTLTDFVHPEDLPATIEKAHQLNQGRTLLAFQNRYRCRDGGWRVLDWTAVPAEGLIHAVARDITQEREAGQALRQAEEALRQSQKMEAVGQLTGGIAHDFNNLLQGIIGSLDLVQKRVSQGRTDELGRFITGAKASAHRAAALTHRLLAFARRQPLDPRPTDVNQRVRSMEDLLRRTLGENIRLELELTPSPWTTLCDPNQLESAILNLVINARDAMPDGGHLHIATQNLQVGPPVSGDLAPGAYVRLSVTDSGTGMPPEVIARAFEPFFTTKPQGQGTGLGLSMIYGFARQSEGTARIESTPGQGTTVSLLLPRTLDTATREPALAQGLGEEHRARGGEVVVLVEDEPVVRALILEVLQEWGYRVREAEDGPAALRVLEDVAHVDLLVTDIGLPGGMDGRQLAEVARRRRPDLRVLLMTGHAQAAAQASGFLLPGMEMVTKPVAMDVLVARVRRMLEGA